One genomic region from Syngnathus typhle isolate RoL2023-S1 ecotype Sweden linkage group LG17, RoL_Styp_1.0, whole genome shotgun sequence encodes:
- the rnf216 gene encoding E3 ubiquitin-protein ligase RNF216: MADGCNDDDVIHLASFNIHRSQGSDNRQRELIFISDDSDEETVTLVPHSHALVPDDAPEDDEVTILEPIAPARKHVIRPAAKWSGASQGLTKVGGNSETATRDPCAPSTSRDAIAHASSVNAAVLTQPNLTTNSQQPTAWTPQEISVEVRDDSSTPAQSTSVPALNVRLGAEHLRPSTSGPARSAGQLLARPQISTSRSVVSKTLPVSTTSQEKPGGVDGNPQASASCAEPQPKASTSTELQTSGSSKLVTQLLQKTKSIPVILPQRPTTRAFALITQQKHKPRTVLQPVLHTNLSQIEPQALAQAPAQAPIQAPQPHQAAPRDQSAVLIAAAPQRLGPAEAGHQIMLGSQAAGNAALDPRPQGGAANAFPQTHIANVNHPAGPAPAPSVPNNRGAAQQNVAVGQNPERGNPVPGLVGVPLVPEDLPRIEDARPGPSRPRERLEPQQHIRNLITGVLDLFPDVHEAYVAELIRKNYVQDLNVICNLLLENPEYPKTEAAAAAKDAPTSVLLESGDNKTEVTEDLFDYDKLGQVDQEIVMQAADLLMSDFRLISCQDIKWALNALKGHYAITRKALFEALKKFRESGDSSGKRRRSRIPTERCYIDFRFEHGQVKFEKRMYFLESGRRYCRMYNNLEPSLQKELTFFQQKAKEWAEHEDFLLALQVNEDEYKKDGQLIECACCYGEFAFEKMTQCSDGHLFCQECLIKYAQEAVFGSGKSELSCMEAGCLCSYPVCELEKVLPENILCKYYERQAEEAIAATCADELVRCPFCNFPALLDKDMSLFSCPNPRCRKESCRKCHVQWKQHAGKTCEQVLEKDEIRMRVLIEERMTAARVRKCIKCGTGLVKSEGCNRMSCRCGGFMCYLCREAITGYSHFCQHARSPGAPCRHCRKCSLWTDPTLDDERNIQEIQKEGEVELNKKFADPSGKRVGPPLEAVQETKRPRVGPPPENPPGPRHPQAVQAPLFVPPRAHYPPGLAQGQMYMINRLPPAPYVPPLPNLLPLNNNHHHHHHHHHHNNRHGERNPLNLNMIDMPMHYGPVHPYLRHL, encoded by the exons ATGGCAGATGGAtgcaatgatgatgatgtcattcatcTGGCCAGCTTCAACATCCACCGAAGCCAAG gctCTGACAATCGTCAAAGGGAGCTGATCTTCATTTCTGATGATTCTGATGAGGAGACGGTGACGTTGGTACCTCACAGTCATGCTTTAGTTCCGGACGATGCGCCTGAAGATGACGAGGTCACCATATTAGag CCAATAGCCCCTGCACGCAAACATGTCATACGACCGGCGGCAAAGTGGAGTGGGGCCTCACAAGGCCTCACTAAAGTCGGTGGAAATTCCGAGACTGCTACGAGGGACCCCTGTGCTCCCTCTACCTCCCGAGATGCTATTGCACACGCATCCTCAGTCAACGCAGCGGTACTCACACAGCCGAACCTAACCACAAATTCCCAGCAGCCAACTGCTTGGACGCCCCAAGAGATAAGTGTGGAAGTCCGAGACGATTCTTCGACTCCAGCCCAATCTACCTCCGTACCAGCTCTAAACGTCAGACTAGGTGCAGAGCACCTTCGGCCTAGCACGTCTGGACCGGCACGCTCCGCAGGACAATTATTAGCTCGGCCACAGATAAGCACGTCTCGCAGTGTTGTTTCAAAGACACTTCCCGTCTCCACCACGTCTCAAGAAAAGCCCGGCGGCGTTGACGGCAATCctcaggcgagcgcttcctgtGCAGAGCCGCAGCCTAAAGCGAGCACATCTACTGAACTTCAGACTAGTGGGTCTTCGAAATTAGTAACGCAGCTTCTCCAGAAGACGAAGTCGATCCCCGTTATACTTCCACAGCGACCGACCACCCGAGCCTTTGCTCTGATCACGCAGCAAAAGCACAAACCCCGGACCGTGCTCCAACCCGTTTTGCATACCAATCTCAGTCAGATTGAACCCCAGGCCCTCGCCCAGGCCCCGGCCCAGGCTCCGATCCAGGCCCCCCAGCCCCATCAAGCGGCGCCTAGGGACCAGTCTGCGGTGCTAATAGCTGCGGCCCCTCAGAGGTTGGGACCTGCAGAGGCGGGCCACCAAATCATGCTCGGGAGCCAGGCAGCTGGGAACGCCGCTCTTGATCCCCGACCGCAGGGTGGCGCCGCCAATGCCTTTCCACAAACCCACATCGCAAATGTAAACCATCCCGCTGGACCAGCTCCCGCACCTTCGGTTCCCAACAACAGAGGAGCCGCGCAACAGAATGTAGCTGTGGGCCAAAACCCAGAAAGGGGGAACCCAGTTCCCGGTCTGGTTGGGGTCCCTCTCGTTCCAGAAGACCTTCCCAGAATAGAGGACGCAAGGCCCGGTCCATCTCGGCCACGAGAGAGGTTGGAGCCACAGCAGCACATCCGAAACCTCATTACTGGTGTC TTGgatctcttcccagatgtccaCGAAGCCTATGTAGCAGAACTGATCCGAAAGAATTATGTGCAAGACTTGAATGT TATCTGTAACCTACTGTTGGAGAACCCGGAATATCCAAAGACAGAGGCTGCTGCCGCAGCCAAAGACGCGCCCACCAGCGTCTTACTGGAGTCCGGAGACAATAAAACAGAG GTCACCGAGGATCTTTTTGACTACGACAAGCTGGGCCAGGTTGATCAGGAGATAGTGATGCAGGCTGCAGACTTGCTCATGTCGGACTTCCGCTTGATCAGCTGCCAAGACATCAAATGGGCGCTCAATGCCCTGAAAGGACACTATGCAATCACACGCAAG GCCTTATTTGAAGCTCTGAAGAAGTTTCGAGAATCAGGCGACTCCTCAGGAAAGCGACGACGAAGCAGAATACCCACCGAGCGCTGCTACATCGATTTCCGCTTTGAGCACg GTCAGGTGAAGTTTGAAAAGAGGATGTACTTTTTGGAGAGTGGCCGACGCTACTGCAGGATGTACAACAATTTGGAACCTTCTTTACAAAAGGAGCTTACATTCTTCCAACAGAAAGCCAAGGAATGGGCAGAG CATGAGGACTTCCTCCTCGCGCTGCAAGTGAATGAAGATGAATACAAGAAA GACGGCCAGCTGATCGAGTGCGCCTGCTGCTACGGAGAGTTTGCCTTTGAGAAAATGACGCAGTGTTCGGACGGTCACTTATTCTGCCAAGAGTGCCTCATCAAATATGCTCAAGAGGCCGTTTTTGGCTCTGGAAAG TCCGAGCTCAGCTGCATGGAGGCCGGCTGCCTTTGCTCGTACCCAGTCTGCGAACTGGAGAAGGTCCTGCCAGAAAACATACTTTGCAAATATTACGAGAGGCAGGCGGAGGAGGCCATTGCTGCCACCTGCGCGGATGAGTTAGTCAG GTGTCCCTTCTGCAACTTTCCAGCCTTGTTGGACAAAGACATGTCACTCTTTAGCTGTCCCAACCCCCGCTGCCGCAAG GAAAGCTGTCGAAAATGCCACGTGCAGTGGAAGCAGCATGCGGGGAAGACGTGCGAGCAAGTCCTGGAGAAAGACGAGATCCGCATGCGGGTGCTCAT TGAGGAGCGCATGACGGCCGCCCGGGTGAGGAAGTGCATCAAGTGCGGCACGGGCCTGGTCAAGTCCGAGGGCTGCAACCGCATGTCGTGTCGCTGCGGCGGCTTTATGTGCTACCTCTGTCGAGAGGCCATCACCGGATACAGCCACTTCTGCCAGCACGCTCGCTCGCCGGGCGCGCCCTGCCGCCACTGCCGCAAGTGTTCCCTCTGGACGGATCCCACG CTAGATGACGAGCGAAACATACAGGAGATCCAGAAGGAGGGAGAAGTGGAGCTGAATAAGAAGTTTGCAG ATCCATCGGGAAAGAGAGTGGGCCCGCCTCTGGAGGCCGTCCAAGAGACAAAGCGTCCTCGTGTGGGTCCGCCCCCTGAAAACCCTCCGGGTCCCCGTCATCCCCAAGCGGTGCAGGCTCCCCTCTTTGTGCCCCCTCGCGCCCATTACCCTCCCGGCCTAGCTCAAGGCCAGATGTACATGATCAACCGGCTGCCCCCGGCGCCCTACGTACCCCCGCTGCCAAACCTGCTCCCTTTGAACaataaccaccaccaccaccaccaccatcatcaccacaACAATCGGCACGGCGAGCGGAATCCTCTAAACCTGAACATGATTGACATGCCCATGCACTATGGCCCCGTCCACCCCTACTTAAGGCATTTATAG